In Chrysiogenia bacterium, a genomic segment contains:
- a CDS encoding TetR/AcrR family transcriptional regulator gives MAARTSRRTSPGGIAPARPARAGRRSNPEGPVRRDEGSAALEEMKDQATSLALRVTALGPEARKLLQPSSKGPAPSGRFGLTRAEALDMVVDVAARNGANKSYGKIMRGAADVLGLRGVDAVDVSDILESAGVSRFTYYQFFGSKEDVLVALFDLMMSVWERLITDTIAAGGPPEKRLKRVLRTVTGAFSIAGFLFRVLIVEAQRPGSPLAPRLEEFRQRTVEKLLPVYAEATGREVDPLLVRTQMTAILAVALDFELSPDSTPEEMARAEDYMARLITALGRRRDDA, from the coding sequence GTGGCGGCCAGAACCAGCAGGCGAACATCACCCGGCGGCATTGCGCCCGCGCGCCCGGCGCGTGCCGGAAGGCGGAGTAATCCCGAGGGCCCGGTGCGCCGCGATGAAGGCAGCGCCGCCCTCGAAGAGATGAAAGATCAGGCCACTTCGCTGGCCCTGCGCGTGACCGCACTCGGTCCCGAGGCGCGCAAGCTCCTGCAGCCCTCTTCGAAAGGCCCCGCCCCCTCCGGGCGTTTCGGCCTCACCCGCGCCGAAGCGCTCGACATGGTCGTCGACGTCGCTGCGCGCAACGGTGCCAACAAGAGCTACGGAAAAATCATGCGCGGGGCCGCCGACGTGCTGGGCCTGCGCGGCGTCGATGCGGTCGATGTGAGCGACATTCTCGAATCCGCCGGCGTCTCGCGCTTTACCTACTACCAGTTCTTCGGCAGCAAGGAAGATGTGCTCGTCGCGCTCTTCGATCTGATGATGAGCGTGTGGGAGCGGCTGATCACCGACACCATCGCTGCGGGCGGCCCGCCCGAGAAGCGCCTCAAGCGCGTGTTGCGTACGGTAACCGGCGCTTTTTCCATCGCGGGCTTTCTCTTCCGTGTGCTCATTGTGGAGGCCCAGCGTCCGGGTTCCCCCCTGGCGCCGCGCCTGGAGGAATTCCGCCAACGCACCGTCGAGAAGCTCCTGCCCGTCTACGCCGAGGCCACCGGGCGGGAGGTCGACCCGCTTCTTGTGCGCACGCAGATGACCGCCATCCTCGCCGTCGCGCTGGACTTCGAGCTCTCGCCCGACAGCACCCCCGAGGAAATGGCCCGCGCCGAGGACTACATGGCGCGGCTCATCACCGCCCTGGGACGCCGCCGCGACGACGCCTGA